In one Nicotiana sylvestris chromosome 8, ASM39365v2, whole genome shotgun sequence genomic region, the following are encoded:
- the LOC138876188 gene encoding uncharacterized protein, whose amino-acid sequence MVGERVLLWVSPMKGVMRFGKKGKLSPRFIGPFEILGHVGEVAYELALPPSLAEVHPVFHVSMLRRYHGDPSHVLDFNSVQLDKDLSYVEEPVAILDRRIRKLRSKNIVSVHHEFSIKKRSEKGKGRDTFYVLDQR is encoded by the exons atggttggagagcgggttctgctttgggtttctcCAATGAAAGGCgtcatgagattcgggaagaaaggaaagttgagtccaagatttattggcccttttgagatattggggcatgttggggaggtagcttatgagcttgccttacctcccagcttggccgaaGTTCacccagtattccatgtttctatgctccggagaTATCACGGGgatccgtcacacgtgttggatttcaattcggtccagttagacaaggatctatcttatgttgaggagccagtggcaatattggacaggagGATTAGAAAGCtgagatcaaagaacattgtttcg GTTCACCATGAATTCTCCATAAAGAAGCGGTCAGAAAAGGGTAAGGGACGAGACACCTTCTATGTTCTTGATCAGAGATAA